One window of Siniperca chuatsi isolate FFG_IHB_CAS linkage group LG15, ASM2008510v1, whole genome shotgun sequence genomic DNA carries:
- the kcns3a gene encoding potassium voltage-gated channel subfamily S member 3a — protein sequence MVYGQILHRHSPDDCFINVNVGGFKQQMEHDVLKRFPQTRLGRLLCCSSKEAILELCDDFSPSEMEYYFDRNPLFFCYVLNFYLTGKIHLVDGLCVVSFFQEIEYWGIKARHLDFCCCHRFHELMEFAEDKRWDQRSDELQLHSSDSSVEELSALEEDIEMFEGSWCADVRRNIWIRLENPGYSTSAKVMALASLSMVIVSIVAMCVHSMPDFHQVDLNEKEIENPVLSFFESLCVLCFSVEFILRLAVAPSARKFLCSPLNIIDLMSIMPFYVIIACDIMDEGENTDLENVVKVVQILRLMRVFRILKLARHSPGLRSLGATLRHSSREVGQLVLFLSVGISMFSVLIYFVEKESQESELQTIPIGWWWATISMTTVGYGDTFPVTLAGKLVGTLCIICGLLIVALPITNIFNKFSKFYQRQRHIDLRQSNN from the coding sequence ATGGTGTATGGACAGATCCTTCATCGGCACAGCCCTGATGATTGCTTTATTAATGTCAATGTTGGTGGTTTCAAACAACAAATGGAGCACGACGTTCTGAAACGATTCCCACAGACACGTCTGGGTCGCCTTCTGTGTTGCAGCTCCAAAGAAGCAATCCTGGAGCTCTGCGATGACTTCAGCCCCTCTGAAATGGAGTACTATTTTGACCGCAATCCACTTTTTTTCTGCTACGTTCTCAACTTTTACCTCACAGGCAAAATCCACCTGGTGGACGGGCTGTGCGTAGTCTCATTTTTTCAAGAGATTGAGTATTGGGGCATCAAGGCGCGCCACCTGGACTTCTGCTGTTGCCACAGATTCCATGAACTGATGGAGTTTGCTGAGGATAAGCGCTGGGATCAGAGGAGCGATGAACTGCAGCTCCACAGCTCGGACTCGTCTGTTGAGGAGCTGTCAGCTTTGGAGGAGGACATAGAAATGTTCGAAGGCTCCTGGTGTGCAGATGTCCGCAGGAATATTTGGATTCGACTTGAGAATCCAGGTTACTCCACTTCAGCCAAAGTGATGGCTTTAGCGTCCCTAAGTATGGTTATTGTCTCTATTGTTGCCATGTGTGTCCACAGCATGCCAGACTTCCATCAGGTTGATCTCAATGAGAAGGAGATTGAAAACCCAgtgctttctttctttgagAGCCTCTGCGTTCTTTGCTTCTCTGTAGAGTTTATTCTTCGTTTGGCTGTTGCACCATCAGCCAGGAAGTTCTTGTGCAGCCCCCTCAATATTATTGACTTAATGTCAATTATGCCCTTCTATGTCATTATAGCCTGTGATATAATGGATGAAGGTGAGAACACAGACCTTGAGAATGTTGTCAAAGTGGTTCAGATTTTGAGGTTGATGCGAGTGTTTCGCATCCTAAAATTGGCTCGCCACTCGCCCGGCCTTCGCTCTCTTGGCGCCACACTGCGCCACAGCTCCCGTGAAGTAGGGCAGCTGGTGCTTTTCTTGTCTGTGGGCATTTCCATGTTTTCTGTTCTCATTTACTTTGTAGAGAAAGAATCTCAAGAGTCAGAGCTGCAGACTATCCCCATAGGCTGGTGGTGGGCCACCATTAGCATGACCACAGTGGGCTACGGGGACACCTTTCCCGTTACGCTTGCTGGGAAGCTGGTAGGAACCCTGTGCATCATCTGTGGGCTGCTGATCGTGGCTCTGCCCATTACGAACATCTTCAATAAATTCTCCAAGTTCTATCAGAGGCAAAGACACATAGATCTCAGACAAAGCAATAACTGA
- the fosl2 gene encoding fos-related antigen 2 isoform X2, giving the protein MYQDYSGNYDTSSRGSSTSPAQPESFTSGSSTIGSPISTSSYQYRVDMPGSNSAFIPTINAITTSQDLQWMVQPTVITSMSNPYSRSHPYGHHLTNGPGLLGHNTLARPGVIRSIGDARGRRKRDEQLTPEEEEKRRVRRERNKLAAAKCRNRRRELTEMLQGETEKLEEEKADLQKEIETLQKEKDKLEFMLVAHNPVCKLPIEERHQQSGHQQQQCAPLPLTMRPNMGTRAQMNQVVVKQEPDDDDEKMGKPQRSVIKPICLGGGGISGGMYCTDGESLNTPVVAASTPAATPHAPSLIFTYPSMLEPDSPSPSSESCSKAHRRSSSSGDQSSDSLNSPTLLAL; this is encoded by the exons ATGTACCAGGACTACTCCGGGAACTACGACACCTCGTCCCGCGGCAGCAGCACCTCTCCGGCCCAGCCAGAGTCCTTCACAAGCGGCAGCAGCACGATCGGAAGTCCGATCTCTACCTCAAGCTACCAG TACAGGGTCGACATGCCCGGCTCCAACAGTGCCTTCATACCTACCATCAATGCAATCACGACCAGCCAAGACCTGCAGTGGATGGTACAGCCCACCGTCATCACCTCCATGTCCAACCCTTACTCACGCTCCCACCCGTACGGCCATCACCTGACCAACGGCCCGGGGCTGCTGGGCCACAACACACTGGCGAGGCCCGGGGTCATCCGCTCCATCGGGGACGCCAGGGGCCGACGCAAGAGGGACGAACAG CTCAccccagaggaagaagagaaaaggagggtgAGGCGTGAGAGGAATAAGTTAGCCGCTGCCAAATGCCGCAACCGCAGGCGAGAGCTCACCGAGATGCTGCAAGGG GAGACTGagaagctggaggaggagaaagcgGACCTGCAGAAGGAGATCGAGACCCTGCAGAAGGAGAAAGACAAGCTGGAGTTCATGCTGGTTGCCCACAATCCCGTGTGCAAGCTCCCCATCGAGGAGCGTCACCAGCAATCAgggcaccagcagcagcagtgcgcCCCCCTCCCCCTGACAATGCGCCCCAACATGGGCACCCGGGCTCAGATGAACCAAGTGGTAGTGAAGCAAGAGCCAGACGACGACGATGAGAAGATGGGCAAGCCCCAGCGCTCCGTCATCAAGCCAATCTGCCTGGGTGGCGGCGGTATCAGCGGCGGGATGTACTGCACAGATGGAGAAAGCCTGAACACGCCCGTGGTGGCGGCGTCCACCCCAGCCGCCACGCCCCATGCCCCGAGCCTCATATTCACCTACCCGAGCATGCTGGAGCCCGACAGCCCCTCACCCTCCTCCGAGTCCTGCTCCAAGGCCCACcggcgcagcagcagcagcggcgacCAGTCCTCAGACTCCCTCAACTCGCCCACCCTCCTGGCCCTCTGA
- the fosl2 gene encoding fos-related antigen 2 isoform X1, translated as MYQDYSGNYDTSSRGSSTSPAQPESFTSGSSTIGSPISTSSYQKYRVDMPGSNSAFIPTINAITTSQDLQWMVQPTVITSMSNPYSRSHPYGHHLTNGPGLLGHNTLARPGVIRSIGDARGRRKRDEQLTPEEEEKRRVRRERNKLAAAKCRNRRRELTEMLQGETEKLEEEKADLQKEIETLQKEKDKLEFMLVAHNPVCKLPIEERHQQSGHQQQQCAPLPLTMRPNMGTRAQMNQVVVKQEPDDDDEKMGKPQRSVIKPICLGGGGISGGMYCTDGESLNTPVVAASTPAATPHAPSLIFTYPSMLEPDSPSPSSESCSKAHRRSSSSGDQSSDSLNSPTLLAL; from the exons ATGTACCAGGACTACTCCGGGAACTACGACACCTCGTCCCGCGGCAGCAGCACCTCTCCGGCCCAGCCAGAGTCCTTCACAAGCGGCAGCAGCACGATCGGAAGTCCGATCTCTACCTCAAGCTACCAG AAGTACAGGGTCGACATGCCCGGCTCCAACAGTGCCTTCATACCTACCATCAATGCAATCACGACCAGCCAAGACCTGCAGTGGATGGTACAGCCCACCGTCATCACCTCCATGTCCAACCCTTACTCACGCTCCCACCCGTACGGCCATCACCTGACCAACGGCCCGGGGCTGCTGGGCCACAACACACTGGCGAGGCCCGGGGTCATCCGCTCCATCGGGGACGCCAGGGGCCGACGCAAGAGGGACGAACAG CTCAccccagaggaagaagagaaaaggagggtgAGGCGTGAGAGGAATAAGTTAGCCGCTGCCAAATGCCGCAACCGCAGGCGAGAGCTCACCGAGATGCTGCAAGGG GAGACTGagaagctggaggaggagaaagcgGACCTGCAGAAGGAGATCGAGACCCTGCAGAAGGAGAAAGACAAGCTGGAGTTCATGCTGGTTGCCCACAATCCCGTGTGCAAGCTCCCCATCGAGGAGCGTCACCAGCAATCAgggcaccagcagcagcagtgcgcCCCCCTCCCCCTGACAATGCGCCCCAACATGGGCACCCGGGCTCAGATGAACCAAGTGGTAGTGAAGCAAGAGCCAGACGACGACGATGAGAAGATGGGCAAGCCCCAGCGCTCCGTCATCAAGCCAATCTGCCTGGGTGGCGGCGGTATCAGCGGCGGGATGTACTGCACAGATGGAGAAAGCCTGAACACGCCCGTGGTGGCGGCGTCCACCCCAGCCGCCACGCCCCATGCCCCGAGCCTCATATTCACCTACCCGAGCATGCTGGAGCCCGACAGCCCCTCACCCTCCTCCGAGTCCTGCTCCAAGGCCCACcggcgcagcagcagcagcggcgacCAGTCCTCAGACTCCCTCAACTCGCCCACCCTCCTGGCCCTCTGA